From a single Labrus bergylta chromosome 14, fLabBer1.1, whole genome shotgun sequence genomic region:
- the atf5a gene encoding uncharacterized protein atf5a, translated as MMATSAPVWKSLRVCPADPLALSHPQANHSQSQGCRGEVSEESQHLIGDGLTDWMTEEVDFSSYLPNPPSPPSSTNASLPPSPLHNDIQVPSDLEVMTSLLQEELAQLEDYFLSEPLPEKGPRLGKCDRGPLPTGPQPFTQLPYASYSSSSQSESSPLLVTLATGELDLLSICGGSIGRSKIPRHAPYSCSRPTGCGRKRVSDGVRFSESYDNSLLSSKGINSGNSAVTLTGSYGCVEDEQLVGKSYCLGSAVEVRRCAVLPKEDKNCCFSQDVIGGAKVVGGGFGFGGSLDVQHKKEDLLMYSMREVSGGTANNEVLNSIKASVEVTKASVSWKSESGDGCFIPGAPQSEAYHSFLGNVNEQVKSESLQVAAQHDLHCNFLEDQGPECLLMARESLNLETLGHRQACRLKEDHCAVKYEVDMVPAEGGERKQKKRDQNKTAAHRYRQRKRAELDTLEEQLHCLEGRNRELRDKAESVEREIQYVKDLLIEVYKARSQRLKQDSSA; from the exons ATGATGGCAACATCAGCTCCTGTTTGGAAGAGTCTTCGTGTCTGCCCGGCAGaccccctcgctctctctcacccaCAGGCTAaccacagccaatcacaggggtGCAGGGGGGAGGTGTCAGAGGAGAGTCAGCACTTAATTG GTGATGGTCTCACTGACTGGATGACGGAAGAAGTGGATTTCTCCTCGTACCTCCCAAAccctccttcccctccctcctccaccaaTGCCTCCCTTCCCCCTTCACCCCTTCACAATGATATCCAGGTGCCCTCTGACTTGGAGGTCATGACCTCTCTGCTGCAAGAGGAACTCGCCCAACTGGAGGACTACTTCCTGTCTGAACCACTGCCGGAGAAAGGGCCGAGGTTGGGAAAATGCGACAGGGGTCCACTGCCGACGGGTCCTCAGCCGTTCACTCAGCTGCCATACGCATCATACTCATCATCCAGCCAATCGGAATCCAGCCCACTCCTTGTTACCCTGGCAACCGGGGAACTGGACCTGCTGAGCATCTGTGGCGGGTCCATTGGGCGATCCAAAATCCCACGACACGCCCCATACAGCTGCAGTCGCCCCACTGGGTGTGGTAGGAAACGAGTTTCTGACGGTGTGAGGTTCAGTGAGAGCTACGATAACAGTTTGTTGAGTTCCAAAGGAATTAACTCAGGTAACTCAGCGGTGACCCTTACAGGTAGCTACGGCTGTGTAGAGGACGAGCAGCTGGTAGGGAAGAGCTACTGTCTGGGTAGTGCAGTCGAGGTCAGGCGATGTGCCGTTCTaccaaaagaagacaaaaactgCTGTTTCAGTCAAGATGTCATAGGTGGTGCAAAGGTTGTCGGTGGTGGTTTTGGCTTTGGTGGATCACTTGATGTCCAACATAAGAAAGAGGATCTGCTGATGTACAGCATGAGGGAGGTCAGCGGAGGCACTGCTAACAACGAGGTGCTGAATAGTATCAAAGCTAGCGTGGAGGTGACAAAAGCTAGTGTTTCTTGGAAATCAGAGAGCGGTGATGGTTGTTTTATTCCAGGAGCACCACAGTCTGAGGCCTATCACAGCTTCTTAGGCAACGTCAACGAGCAGGTGAAGTCAGAGAGTCTGCAGGTAGCAGCACAGCATGATTTGCACTGTAACTTCCTGGAGGATCAGGGTCCAGAGTGTCTTTTAATGGCGAGGGAGAGTCTGAACCTGGAGACATTAGGGCACAGACAGGCATGCAGGCTGAAAGAAGACCACTGTGCTGTGAAGTACGAAGTGGACATGGTGCCAGCTGAAGGCGGCGAGcgcaaacagaagaagagagatcAGAACAAAACTGCTGCTCACAG GTATCGCCAGCGAAAAAGGGCGGAGCTTGACACGTTGGAGGAACAGTTGCACTGCCTTGAAGGGAGGAACCGGGAGCTCCGGGACAAGGCAGAGTCCGTAGAACGTGAAATCCAATATGTCAAAGACCTGCTGATTGAAGTTTACAAGGCCCGCAGTCAAAGGCTAAAGCAGGACTCATCAGCTTAA